One genomic region from Nostoc sphaeroides encodes:
- the groL gene encoding chaperonin GroEL (60 kDa chaperone family; promotes refolding of misfolded polypeptides especially under stressful conditions; forms two stacked rings of heptamers to form a barrel-shaped 14mer; ends can be capped by GroES; misfolded proteins enter the barrel where they are refolded when GroES binds) has translation MAKRIIYNENARRALERGIDILAEAVAVTLGPKGRNVVLEKKFGAPQIVNDGVTIAKEIELEDHIENTGVALIRQAASKTNDAAGDGTTTATVLAHAIVKEGLRNVAAGANAISLKRGIDKATAFLVEKIAEHARPVEDSKAIAQVGAISAGNDEEVGQMIAQAMDKVGKEGVISLEEGKSMFTELEITEGMRFDKGYISPYFATDPERMEAVFDEPFILLTDKKIALVQDLVPVLEQVARAGRPLVIIAEDIEKEALATLVVNRLRGVLNVAAVKAPGFGDRRKALLEDIAVLTGGQLVTEDAGLKLDNTKLDSLGKARRITITKDSTTIVAEGNEVAVKARVEQIRRQIDETESSYDKEKLQERLAKLSGGVAVVKVGAATETEMKDKKLRLEDAINATKAAVEEGIVPGGGTTLAHLAPELEEWAKSNLKDEELIGALIVVRALPAPLKRIAENAGQNGAVIAERVKEKEFNVGYNAATNEFVDLLAAGIVDPAKVTRSALQNAASIAGMVLTTECIIVDKPEPKDGAPAGAGAGGGGDFDY, from the coding sequence ATGGCAAAGCGCATTATCTACAACGAAAACGCCCGTCGCGCCTTGGAACGAGGCATTGACATCCTGGCTGAGGCTGTAGCTGTTACCCTTGGCCCCAAAGGTCGTAACGTAGTCCTAGAAAAGAAATTTGGCGCACCACAAATTGTTAATGACGGTGTAACGATCGCCAAAGAAATCGAATTAGAAGACCATATTGAAAACACTGGTGTAGCTCTGATTCGTCAAGCTGCTTCTAAGACCAATGATGCTGCGGGCGATGGCACCACCACTGCTACCGTTTTAGCTCATGCGATCGTCAAAGAAGGCTTGCGGAACGTTGCAGCTGGTGCTAACGCAATTTCCCTGAAGCGCGGTATTGACAAAGCTACTGCCTTCTTGGTAGAAAAAATTGCTGAACACGCCCGTCCAGTGGAAGATTCCAAAGCTATTGCCCAAGTTGGTGCGATCTCGGCTGGTAATGACGAAGAAGTTGGTCAGATGATTGCCCAAGCAATGGACAAGGTGGGCAAGGAAGGCGTAATTTCCCTAGAAGAAGGGAAATCTATGTTCACCGAGTTGGAAATCACTGAAGGGATGCGCTTTGACAAAGGCTACATCTCTCCTTATTTTGCTACTGACCCGGAGCGGATGGAAGCGGTTTTTGATGAGCCTTTCATCCTGCTGACCGATAAAAAAATCGCTTTGGTACAAGACCTTGTACCAGTGTTAGAGCAAGTAGCTCGTGCTGGTCGTCCTTTGGTGATTATCGCCGAAGATATTGAAAAAGAAGCTTTGGCAACCTTGGTAGTAAACCGTTTGCGCGGTGTACTCAACGTGGCTGCTGTTAAGGCTCCTGGCTTTGGCGATCGCCGCAAAGCACTACTAGAAGACATCGCTGTTTTAACTGGTGGTCAACTAGTTACCGAAGATGCTGGTTTGAAGCTAGATAACACCAAGCTGGATAGCCTGGGTAAAGCTCGCCGGATCACCATCACCAAGGACAGCACTACAATTGTTGCCGAAGGTAACGAAGTTGCAGTTAAGGCTCGTGTCGAACAGATTCGTCGTCAAATCGATGAAACCGAATCTTCTTACGACAAAGAGAAATTACAAGAGCGTCTTGCTAAACTCTCTGGTGGTGTTGCTGTAGTGAAAGTTGGTGCAGCAACCGAAACCGAAATGAAAGACAAGAAGTTGCGTCTAGAAGACGCTATCAACGCCACCAAAGCTGCTGTGGAAGAAGGTATTGTTCCTGGCGGTGGTACAACTCTGGCTCACCTTGCTCCTGAATTGGAAGAGTGGGCAAAGAGCAATCTTAAGGACGAAGAGTTGATTGGTGCGTTGATCGTCGTTCGTGCCTTACCTGCACCTCTGAAGCGGATTGCTGAAAACGCCGGTCAGAATGGTGCTGTGATCGCTGAACGCGTCAAAGAGAAAGAATTCAACGTTGGCTACAACGCTGCGACAAACGAATTCGTCGATTTGTTAGCTGCTGGTATTGTTGACCCTGCGAAAGTGACTCGTTCTGCTCTGCAAAACGCTGCTTCCATCGCTGGCATGGTGTTGACAACCGAATGTATTATAGTTGACAAGCCTGAGCCTAAGGATGGCGCTCCTGCTGGCGCTGGTGCTGGCGGCGGCGGCGACTTCGATTACTAA
- a CDS encoding urease accessory protein UreD: MTCNSQTAEGWHGKLNLVYADRQGKTQLIYNHQQAPLKVQRPFYPEGEKVCHSVILHTAGGMVGGDRLSSNIHLQPQAQTLITTAAASKIYRSNGLQARQTIQMQVDAAACLEWLPQETILFNDAIYRQDLRVELATGGSWLGWEITRFGRSARGEKFLQGEWRSHTEIWQQGVPLWIDRQWLRGSEKTFHSPHGLAGKPIVGSLVWVGGTVSGEIVEKTRNLWHGEGDAGVSRLQHGLLCRYRGASTSEVRNWFINVWQLLRVSFLNRGNCIPRVWQV; encoded by the coding sequence ATGACCTGCAATTCACAAACAGCAGAAGGTTGGCATGGAAAACTTAATTTAGTCTATGCCGATCGCCAGGGTAAAACCCAATTAATTTACAATCATCAACAAGCGCCCCTGAAGGTACAACGCCCATTTTACCCAGAAGGAGAAAAAGTTTGTCATAGCGTCATTTTACACACGGCTGGGGGAATGGTGGGAGGCGATCGCCTATCCTCTAACATCCACCTCCAACCCCAAGCCCAAACCTTAATCACCACGGCTGCTGCAAGCAAAATATACCGCAGCAATGGCTTACAAGCTAGACAAACCATCCAGATGCAGGTTGACGCTGCTGCTTGTTTAGAATGGCTACCGCAAGAGACAATTTTATTTAACGACGCGATTTATCGGCAAGATTTACGGGTAGAATTAGCAACCGGGGGCAGTTGGTTAGGCTGGGAAATTACCCGATTTGGTCGCAGTGCTAGAGGAGAAAAATTCTTACAGGGAGAATGGCGATCGCACACGGAAATTTGGCAGCAAGGTGTTCCTTTGTGGATTGATCGGCAATGGTTACGGGGTAGCGAAAAAACTTTTCACAGTCCTCATGGCTTGGCTGGAAAACCAATCGTAGGTAGTCTAGTTTGGGTTGGTGGTACAGTTTCAGGAGAAATTGTCGAAAAAACGCGAAATTTATGGCATGGGGAAGGAGATGCGGGTGTTAGCCGATTACAACATGGATTATTGTGCCGATATCGCGGTGCTTCTACATCTGAGGTGAGAAACTGGTTTATTAATGTTTGGCAGTTGCTGCGAGTTTCTTTTTTGAATCGTGGTAATTGTATACCAAGAGTGTGGCAGGTTTGA
- the ureA gene encoding urease subunit gamma, translated as MQLTPQEKDKLLIFTAALLAERRKGRGLKLNYPEAIAYISAAILEGARDGQTVAELMSYGTTLLTRDDVMEGISEMVHDVQVEATFPDGTKLVTVHNPIR; from the coding sequence ATGCAACTTACGCCGCAGGAAAAAGATAAGCTATTAATTTTTACTGCTGCTTTATTAGCAGAAAGACGGAAAGGAAGGGGTTTAAAACTGAATTATCCCGAAGCGATCGCTTATATTTCTGCTGCGATTTTAGAAGGTGCTAGGGATGGGCAAACTGTAGCTGAATTAATGAGTTATGGTACAACTCTATTGACGCGAGATGATGTCATGGAAGGTATATCTGAAATGGTGCATGATGTGCAGGTAGAAGCAACTTTTCCTGATGGCACAAAGTTAGTGACAGTACATAATCCAATTCGTTAA
- a CDS encoding urease subunit beta has product MIPGEIITPEGEIELNVGRPTIKLQVSNTGDRPIQVGSHYHFYEVNTALKFDKEQARGMRLDIPAGTAVRFEPGDEKEITLIPLVGTRQVYGFNSKINGNL; this is encoded by the coding sequence ATGATTCCTGGGGAAATTATCACACCAGAAGGTGAAATTGAACTAAATGTTGGTCGTCCAACTATAAAATTGCAAGTGTCAAATACAGGCGATCGCCCCATACAAGTAGGTTCTCACTATCACTTTTATGAAGTTAACACCGCCTTAAAGTTTGACAAAGAACAAGCGCGAGGAATGCGCCTGGATATCCCAGCCGGAACCGCAGTTCGCTTTGAACCAGGCGACGAAAAAGAAATAACTCTAATCCCTCTCGTTGGTACTCGCCAAGTCTACGGTTTCAACAGCAAAATTAACGGAAACCTCTAA
- the ureC gene encoding urease subunit alpha yields MPYRMDRRAYAETYGPTIGDRIRLADTELFIEVEQDFTTYGDEVKFGGGKVIRDGMGQSPISNTDGAVDLVITNALILDWWGIVKADIGIKDGKIFKIGKAGNPYIQNNVDIIIGPGTEALAGEGMILTAGGIDAHIHFICPQQIEVAIASGITTMIGGGTGPATGTNATTCTPGPWNIYRMLQAADAFPVNLGFLGKGNASQPQGLVEQVAAGAMGLKLHEDWGTTPAAIDTCLSVADEYDVQVAIHTDTLNEAGFVEDTIAAFKNRTIHTYHTEGAGGGHAPDIIKVCSQANVLPSSTNPTRPYTLNTLDEHLDMLMVCHHLDPAIAEDVAFAESRIRRETIAAEDILHDLGAFSMISSDSQAMGRVGEVIIRTWQTSHKMKVQRGTLNPQGTEQKADNFRAKRYVAKYTINPAIAHGIAQYVGSVEEGKLADLCLWRSAFFGVKPEIVIKGGMIAWAQMGDANASIPTPQPVYMRSMFGSFAGARHATSLTFVSQAALEKEIPSQLGLQKSAVAVSGTRQLSKRDMKLNDALPHIEVDPETYQVRANGELLICEPATVLPMAQRYFLF; encoded by the coding sequence ATGCCCTACAGAATGGATCGCCGCGCCTACGCCGAAACCTATGGCCCCACAATAGGCGATCGCATCCGACTTGCAGACACAGAATTATTTATTGAAGTTGAACAAGATTTCACTACCTACGGCGATGAAGTAAAATTCGGCGGCGGTAAAGTCATCCGCGATGGAATGGGACAATCCCCAATTTCTAACACCGATGGTGCTGTAGATTTAGTAATTACTAATGCCTTAATTCTCGATTGGTGGGGTATTGTCAAAGCAGATATCGGCATTAAAGATGGCAAGATTTTCAAAATTGGTAAAGCCGGAAATCCTTATATTCAAAATAATGTAGATATTATTATTGGCCCCGGAACTGAAGCCTTAGCAGGGGAAGGAATGATTCTCACTGCTGGCGGTATTGATGCCCATATTCATTTTATTTGTCCCCAACAGATTGAAGTTGCGATCGCTTCCGGGATTACCACTATGATCGGTGGCGGTACTGGCCCAGCTACAGGTACAAATGCCACTACCTGCACCCCCGGCCCTTGGAATATTTACCGAATGCTGCAAGCTGCTGATGCTTTTCCCGTCAACTTAGGATTTTTGGGCAAAGGTAACGCCAGTCAACCCCAAGGACTTGTAGAACAAGTAGCCGCCGGTGCAATGGGGTTAAAACTACATGAAGACTGGGGAACTACACCCGCAGCAATTGATACCTGCCTCAGCGTTGCCGATGAATATGATGTGCAAGTAGCGATTCATACTGATACCCTGAATGAAGCCGGATTTGTCGAAGATACGATCGCCGCTTTCAAGAATCGTACCATCCACACCTACCACACTGAAGGCGCAGGCGGTGGACACGCACCAGATATTATCAAAGTTTGCAGCCAAGCTAATGTTCTGCCATCTTCCACCAATCCCACACGTCCTTACACCCTCAACACCTTAGACGAACACCTGGATATGTTGATGGTATGCCATCACCTCGACCCAGCGATCGCCGAAGATGTCGCTTTTGCCGAATCTCGCATCCGCCGAGAAACCATTGCTGCCGAAGACATTTTGCACGACTTAGGCGCATTTAGCATGATTTCTTCTGATTCCCAGGCAATGGGAAGGGTAGGGGAAGTGATAATTCGTACCTGGCAGACATCTCATAAAATGAAGGTGCAACGGGGAACTCTTAACCCACAAGGTACTGAGCAAAAAGCAGACAATTTTCGGGCGAAAAGATATGTTGCTAAGTATACAATTAACCCTGCGATCGCTCACGGAATTGCTCAATATGTGGGTTCGGTGGAAGAGGGAAAATTGGCAGATTTGTGCTTGTGGCGATCGGCATTTTTTGGCGTGAAGCCAGAAATAGTTATTAAAGGCGGAATGATTGCATGGGCGCAAATGGGCGATGCTAACGCCAGTATTCCCACACCGCAACCCGTTTATATGCGATCGATGTTTGGTAGTTTTGCAGGGGCGCGTCATGCCACATCATTAACTTTTGTTTCCCAAGCAGCTTTAGAGAAAGAAATTCCCAGCCAGCTAGGTTTACAAAAGTCAGCAGTTGCAGTTTCTGGGACACGTCAATTGAGTAAGCGGGATATGAAGCTCAATGATGCACTACCGCACATTGAAGTAGATCCAGAAACATACCAAGTTAGGGCTAATGGTGAGTTGCTGATTTGTGAACCCGCGACAGTTTTACCAATGGCACAGAGGTACTTTTTGTTTTAA
- a CDS encoding hybrid sensor histidine kinase/response regulator, whose product MTSQSSRSDKILVVDDSPDNVFLIKTILEEEGYTISTAENGISALAELKASPCDLVLLDLMMPDMDGYEVTKHIRGDMKLPQYIPILLITAHDAPNVAHGLDLGADDFIRKPVTVDELLARVRSLLRLKHSMDERDEIARQREDFVSRLTHDLRTPLVAADRMLMLFQQGALGTLSPQMQEVIAIMARSNVNLLSMVNTLLEVYRFEAGRKTLAFQPVNLGQLLEEVTGELAPLAQDKALSLNLDKTSESNTNTVMGDRLELHRLFTNLIGNAIKFTDSGSVTIRFTSQRQFDKSNQSQLSEKSNSVDYIRIEIADTGPGIPTEEQATIFERFRQGSHKSSGSGLGLYLARRIALAHQGIILLNSELGKGSVFIVLLPTKV is encoded by the coding sequence ATGACTTCACAATCTTCTCGTTCTGACAAAATTCTGGTTGTCGATGACTCTCCTGATAACGTGTTTTTGATCAAAACTATTTTGGAGGAAGAAGGTTACACCATTAGCACCGCAGAAAATGGTATTTCGGCCTTGGCAGAATTGAAAGCTTCTCCTTGTGACTTGGTTCTGCTGGATCTGATGATGCCAGATATGGATGGGTACGAAGTCACTAAGCACATTCGCGGTGATATGAAATTGCCACAATACATCCCCATACTGCTGATCACTGCCCACGATGCGCCCAATGTTGCCCACGGATTAGATTTGGGTGCTGATGATTTTATCCGCAAACCTGTAACAGTAGATGAATTGCTGGCACGAGTGCGATCGCTCCTGCGTTTGAAGCATAGTATGGATGAACGTGATGAAATCGCCCGTCAGCGAGAAGATTTTGTCTCCCGCCTCACCCACGATTTACGCACTCCCTTGGTAGCCGCCGATCGCATGTTAATGCTATTTCAACAAGGTGCATTGGGAACATTATCACCACAAATGCAGGAAGTAATCGCTATCATGGCCCGTAGCAATGTAAACCTGCTTTCTATGGTGAATACCTTATTGGAAGTTTATCGCTTTGAAGCAGGTCGCAAAACATTGGCATTTCAACCAGTTAATCTGGGCCAATTGCTAGAGGAGGTAACTGGAGAATTAGCACCTTTAGCTCAAGATAAAGCACTGTCCCTAAATTTGGACAAAACTTCGGAGTCAAACACAAACACAGTGATGGGCGATCGCTTAGAATTGCATCGTCTATTCACCAATCTTATAGGCAATGCGATCAAATTTACTGACTCTGGTTCTGTGACTATTCGTTTTACTTCTCAACGCCAGTTTGATAAAAGTAATCAATCTCAGTTATCTGAAAAATCAAATTCTGTTGACTACATTAGAATTGAAATAGCGGATACTGGCCCAGGTATTCCCACTGAAGAACAAGCCACCATATTTGAACGATTTCGCCAAGGCAGCCACAAGAGTTCTGGTAGTGGCTTAGGACTGTACCTTGCTCGTCGAATTGCCCTGGCACATCAGGGCATTATTCTGCTTAATTCCGAGTTGGGGAAAGGTAGTGTATTTATTGTGCTTCTACCCACCAAAGTATGA
- a CDS encoding aldehyde dehydrogenase, whose amino-acid sequence MTTTELSNVGDIIQYQRDYFQTGKTKDVNFRIEQLKNLKQAILEYEQSIVEALQADLHKPEVETYLTEISVVKDIDYTIKHLQSWTKPKKAAVSWEFFSYTAKIYPEPLGVVLIIGPWNYPFNLIISPLIGAIAAGNCAIIKPSEIASHTSDVIAKIIAKHFDPAYIAVVEGGVEASQKLLAERFDHIFFTGGTAVGKIIMAAAAKYLTPVTLELGGKSPCIVDTDVNLEHTVRRITWGKFINAGQTCIAPDYLLVNKKIKKDLIHGLEKSLKEFYGDNPVNSCDYARIISHKHFDRLVSFLKDGKVIIGGETQSSECYIAPTVIDNVSLDDSVMQEEIFGPILPIIEYTDIAEAIALINSKPKPLALYLFSQNKNLQKRVLQETSSGGVCINDTVIHFAVSSLPFGGVGDSGIGNYHGKASFNTFSHNKSVLQNSFWLDLKWRYAPYEGKLPLIKKLLG is encoded by the coding sequence ATGACTACTACTGAATTATCTAACGTTGGCGATATTATCCAGTATCAGCGAGATTATTTTCAAACTGGGAAAACTAAAGATGTAAATTTTCGCATTGAACAACTTAAAAATCTCAAGCAAGCAATTCTTGAGTATGAACAGTCAATAGTCGAGGCATTACAAGCAGATTTACATAAACCAGAAGTGGAGACTTACCTTACAGAAATTAGCGTAGTTAAAGACATTGACTATACTATAAAACACCTTCAAAGCTGGACTAAGCCCAAAAAAGCGGCAGTTTCCTGGGAGTTTTTTTCCTACACGGCAAAAATTTATCCAGAACCGTTAGGAGTTGTCTTAATTATTGGGCCTTGGAACTATCCATTTAACTTAATTATATCACCGTTAATCGGTGCGATCGCAGCCGGAAATTGTGCAATTATCAAACCTTCAGAAATTGCTTCTCATACGTCTGATGTCATCGCTAAGATTATTGCCAAACATTTTGATCCTGCTTATATTGCAGTAGTTGAAGGAGGCGTGGAAGCAAGTCAAAAACTACTTGCAGAAAGGTTTGACCATATCTTTTTTACTGGTGGCACAGCCGTCGGCAAAATTATTATGGCAGCAGCAGCAAAATATCTCACACCAGTGACTTTAGAATTGGGTGGCAAAAGCCCTTGTATTGTAGATACTGACGTTAATCTTGAACACACTGTCAGGCGAATTACTTGGGGAAAATTTATTAATGCTGGACAAACTTGTATCGCCCCTGACTATCTTTTAGTTAATAAAAAAATCAAAAAAGATTTAATACATGGGCTGGAAAAATCTTTAAAAGAATTTTATGGTGATAATCCTGTAAACAGTTGTGACTATGCCAGAATTATTAGTCACAAACACTTTGATAGGTTGGTTAGCTTTCTCAAAGATGGGAAAGTTATCATTGGTGGAGAAACTCAATCTTCAGAGTGTTATATCGCCCCTACAGTGATTGATAATGTTTCCTTAGATGATTCTGTAATGCAGGAAGAAATTTTTGGCCCTATTCTACCCATCATTGAATATACTGACATTGCAGAAGCGATCGCCTTGATTAACTCTAAACCTAAACCCTTGGCGTTATACTTATTTTCTCAAAACAAAAACCTACAAAAGCGAGTTTTGCAAGAAACTTCTTCTGGTGGAGTCTGTATTAACGACACAGTGATACACTTTGCTGTCTCGTCTTTACCATTTGGTGGAGTAGGAGATAGCGGTATTGGCAACTATCACGGCAAAGCTAGTTTTAACACCTTTTCCCATAACAAAAGTGTATTGCAAAACTCTTTCTGGCTCGATTTAAAATGGCGATACGCTCCATATGAAGGCAAATTGCCACTCATAAAGAAACTTCTGGGTTAA
- a CDS encoding GAF domain-containing protein translates to MGQPQKPIAAEQQILSLGRVLQSLREEDDVDVLIETTISYLKEQFDYKLIWIALYDRLNHILFGKGGITPDSDTSFLRQRVVLSPGDLLEQVVIEQHPLGIADLQTEIRAPEWRKIAEKSHIQGTIILPIRYKDRCLGVLLLGSERWGYLLTGEAKARLMMVLGELGAVLYQNEMDLQQKQTKRTDEPLLELLENLRSLSNLNQRLEAAVQATHKFVSPSRTNVYWFEREGRYFWCRMSNQLVKIDHNSSSQQAAGMTVQELSDFYYALTVNQIVSIGDARSSLKSHFTAKLLQRLKVRSLLASPIIWQKNLLGFLAVESNQPRIWTEADKNFVQGAAGLISLVAPSESMENTIKQIQEDAQLTGQVAQGIYSEHDLQETLDNCAKRVLARLAATRFLLLQYDPEQNNYQFIYQSQPYNRRPLTFALNTLKELDEQLLQRSTQAVEIENLDEDLRFFNWRPFLLENGVRSLLICKCTHSDIPPAILVITHENHRSWTTLEKDLLWAVSQQIGVIIRQWELHNRTTQQQKTSQAFEQCLRILTQSQNSKIEAGKKHLERTALEQIASILGCPLAVLLSWSPGESWAEIIPGVVNNSLFGIFSDASISIQAEALIQWALATESYLTLNVDNLPSKTRKWLNTPDKGQILVMALRTNADYEITGVVLLADYQERQWSEQNLSAIATLISQLAWWRREKQITRLLESTTEDLRQLNWYKHRRLEEIQRITALSLKQIHDLGIPANELTQMRYELLLRQLDHTAASMSGMLKLEQWQLHISWETMPIASLLKRSLERIENLLKHQKLWIGVHGLGQQIEEQSPNNSSLARGIPTSNAQSAMAMSPTGYAYAGDIVKIELVIHELLINACNSSKNGGRIDIWCRRLDASKSSNAKHFSASRGAEHQKSLELSITYNGAIEPQLLTELHNNTPKDVLAPSKLDQPPGLHLLICQNLMQELGGELNFYQLPDNRVVSRLLLTLVDHNS, encoded by the coding sequence ATGGGGCAGCCGCAAAAACCTATAGCCGCCGAACAGCAAATCCTCTCATTGGGGCGCGTCCTCCAGAGTCTCAGAGAAGAAGATGATGTTGACGTTCTGATTGAAACCACTATTTCTTATCTTAAAGAACAGTTTGACTACAAACTGATTTGGATTGCTCTTTACGATCGCCTGAATCACATATTATTCGGCAAAGGGGGCATCACACCCGATAGTGACACGAGCTTTTTACGCCAAAGGGTTGTTCTCAGTCCTGGGGATTTATTAGAGCAAGTGGTGATTGAACAGCATCCTTTGGGCATAGCTGATTTGCAAACTGAAATCCGCGCCCCCGAATGGCGAAAAATTGCTGAAAAATCCCACATCCAAGGAACGATTATTTTACCAATTCGCTATAAAGACCGTTGCTTGGGTGTGTTGTTACTCGGTTCAGAACGCTGGGGCTACCTCCTGACAGGGGAAGCAAAAGCACGTTTGATGATGGTTTTAGGCGAATTGGGGGCAGTGCTTTATCAAAATGAGATGGATTTGCAGCAAAAGCAAACCAAGCGAACCGATGAGCCATTACTAGAATTGCTAGAAAATTTACGCAGCCTTAGTAACCTTAATCAAAGACTTGAAGCTGCGGTACAAGCAACTCATAAATTTGTCTCGCCCAGCCGGACAAATGTTTACTGGTTTGAGCGGGAAGGGCGCTATTTTTGGTGTCGGATGAGCAATCAGCTGGTGAAAATCGATCACAATTCTAGCAGTCAGCAAGCGGCGGGAATGACGGTGCAGGAGTTGAGTGACTTTTATTATGCTTTGACAGTTAACCAAATTGTCTCAATTGGTGATGCCCGCAGTTCTTTAAAAAGTCATTTTACAGCAAAATTACTGCAACGGCTGAAGGTGCGATCGCTCTTGGCATCTCCGATTATCTGGCAAAAGAACTTGCTCGGTTTTCTGGCGGTGGAAAGCAATCAACCTCGAATCTGGACGGAGGCAGACAAAAATTTTGTCCAAGGTGCTGCTGGCTTAATTTCCCTAGTTGCACCTAGCGAAAGCATGGAAAACACTATCAAACAGATTCAAGAGGATGCCCAACTGACTGGACAAGTTGCCCAAGGTATCTATAGCGAACATGACCTTCAGGAAACTTTAGACAACTGTGCTAAAAGAGTTTTAGCTCGACTAGCTGCCACCCGCTTTCTGCTGTTGCAGTATGATCCTGAACAGAATAATTATCAATTTATTTACCAAAGTCAGCCCTATAATCGCCGACCGTTGACATTTGCCCTTAATACTCTCAAAGAATTAGATGAGCAGCTTTTGCAACGTTCAACTCAAGCGGTGGAAATTGAGAACTTAGACGAAGATTTACGCTTTTTTAATTGGCGTCCGTTTTTGTTAGAAAATGGAGTGCGATCGCTACTTATTTGTAAATGCACTCACAGTGATATACCGCCAGCAATTTTGGTCATCACTCACGAAAACCATCGTTCTTGGACAACTCTCGAAAAAGACTTACTCTGGGCCGTTAGTCAACAGATTGGTGTAATTATTCGCCAGTGGGAATTACATAACCGCACCACCCAGCAGCAAAAAACTTCCCAGGCATTTGAGCAATGCCTACGCATCCTGACACAATCCCAAAATAGCAAAATCGAGGCAGGAAAAAAACATTTAGAACGTACAGCACTCGAACAAATAGCATCGATTCTGGGTTGTCCTTTAGCGGTATTACTATCCTGGTCGCCTGGTGAAAGTTGGGCAGAAATTATCCCTGGAGTGGTTAACAATAGCCTATTTGGAATTTTTTCCGATGCATCTATTTCTATTCAGGCTGAGGCACTAATTCAGTGGGCGCTTGCCACAGAGAGTTACCTGACTTTGAACGTAGATAATTTACCTTCCAAAACTCGAAAATGGTTGAATACTCCAGACAAAGGTCAAATTTTGGTGATGGCATTACGTACCAATGCTGATTATGAAATTACGGGTGTAGTGTTGTTAGCAGACTATCAAGAGCGTCAATGGTCAGAACAAAACCTCAGTGCGATCGCAACTCTGATTTCTCAATTAGCCTGGTGGCGTCGTGAAAAGCAAATTACCCGACTTTTAGAATCTACAACAGAAGATTTACGACAACTCAACTGGTACAAACATCGCCGCTTAGAGGAAATTCAAAGAATAACGGCACTATCTCTGAAACAAATACATGATTTGGGTATTCCTGCTAATGAACTAACTCAGATGCGGTACGAGTTATTGCTGCGGCAATTAGACCATACAGCCGCCTCCATGAGTGGAATGCTAAAACTTGAGCAATGGCAGCTACATATAAGTTGGGAAACTATGCCCATAGCCAGTTTACTGAAGCGATCGCTCGAACGCATTGAAAATTTACTTAAACATCAAAAGCTGTGGATTGGTGTACATGGTTTGGGTCAACAAATTGAGGAACAATCCCCAAATAATTCTTCACTCGCCAGAGGTATTCCTACCTCCAACGCTCAATCTGCAATGGCGATGTCTCCGACGGGCTACGCCTACGCTGGTGATATTGTCAAAATTGAGTTAGTTATCCATGAATTATTGATTAATGCCTGTAATAGTTCTAAAAATGGCGGCAGAATTGATATTTGGTGTCGCCGTTTAGATGCGTCAAAATCCTCAAATGCAAAGCATTTTTCTGCAAGTCGAGGGGCTGAACATCAGAAATCTCTAGAACTATCGATTACATACAACGGTGCGATCGAACCACAGCTACTCACAGAACTACATAATAATACACCCAAAGATGTGCTTGCTCCTTCCAAACTCGACCAACCGCCAGGTTTACATTTGCTAATCTGCCAAAACCTTATGCAAGAACTAGGAGGAGAGTTGAATTTCTATCAATTACCAGATAATCGAGTAGTTAGCCGTTTGTTGTTGACCTTAGTTGATCATAATTCTTAA
- a CDS encoding DUF6888 family protein, translating into MYPEVPTAKQNFEFFLVCVRLSNVMLPINAVRLDERTNQIYVLAGEEIEVLIYPNGKVRFL; encoded by the coding sequence ATGTACCCAGAAGTACCTACAGCAAAACAAAACTTTGAATTTTTCTTAGTTTGCGTCAGATTAAGTAATGTAATGCTGCCCATTAATGCAGTCAGACTAGATGAGAGAACCAACCAAATCTATGTCTTGGCTGGCGAGGAAATAGAAGTGCTGATTTACCCAAACGGTAAAGTGAGGTTTTTATGA